A region of Staphylococcus sp. IVB6181 DNA encodes the following proteins:
- the agrC gene encoding quorum-sensing sensor histidine kinase AgrC, whose amino-acid sequence MEVLNGIMIAVYQGLLLFLIAKIILNLKYTVKEILTILAINICGSLFYLIIGRYALFVVILFTTLYLYRKVKLYSLLTMVGSVLILYLANLSAMSSFLFLNKYNKLVTNIIYIFLFTVVAILLSILVRVLIKKLKHSYLSTNKMYLLLVTVFLAASFILLFLFMPYSIDNTSTFKIVIFVYTAFILAIVILVIVISFTVLREMKYKRQVQEIENYYKYTLRIEKINNDMRKFRHDYVNILLSMSEYIRDDDMPGLKEYFDKNIVPLKDNIQTNSFKINGLERLQIRELKGLLTTKIIQAQENNIRVSVEVPDEITKISLNMIDLSRIMGIILDNAIEASTEIKDPLIQIGFMKNEEAVTIIVMNKCAKDIPKVHELFKENFSTKGSNRGLGLSTLREIADNADNILLDTVIENHYFIQKLEIMNTGREDVK is encoded by the coding sequence ATGGAAGTATTAAATGGTATCATGATAGCAGTTTATCAAGGTTTATTATTGTTTCTGATTGCAAAAATAATCTTAAATCTTAAATACACCGTAAAAGAAATTTTAACAATTTTAGCTATCAATATTTGTGGTAGTTTATTTTATTTGATAATTGGAAGATATGCCTTATTTGTAGTCATTCTCTTCACAACACTTTATTTATATCGAAAAGTAAAATTATATTCATTGTTGACAATGGTAGGAAGTGTGCTGATTCTCTATTTAGCTAACCTTTCTGCCATGTCTTCATTTTTATTCCTTAATAAATATAATAAGTTAGTCACTAACATTATTTATATCTTTTTATTCACAGTTGTGGCTATCTTGCTTTCTATTTTAGTAAGAGTCTTAATTAAAAAACTAAAACATTCGTACTTATCCACTAACAAGATGTATTTATTACTTGTTACTGTTTTCTTAGCAGCGTCATTTATTCTATTATTCTTGTTTATGCCATATAGCATTGATAATACAAGTACATTTAAAATTGTCATCTTTGTGTATACGGCTTTTATATTAGCTATCGTCATTCTTGTGATTGTCATCAGCTTCACTGTATTACGAGAAATGAAGTATAAACGTCAAGTACAAGAAATAGAGAATTACTATAAATATACGTTGCGTATCGAAAAGATTAATAACGATATGCGTAAGTTCAGACATGATTACGTGAATATATTATTATCTATGTCTGAATATATCAGAGATGATGATATGCCTGGTTTGAAGGAATATTTTGATAAAAATATTGTACCTTTGAAGGATAATATTCAAACGAATTCGTTTAAAATCAATGGTCTGGAAAGATTGCAGATCAGAGAGCTGAAAGGATTATTGACGACTAAGATTATTCAAGCACAAGAAAATAATATTAGAGTCAGTGTAGAAGTACCAGATGAAATTACGAAAATATCATTGAATATGATTGATTTGTCTAGAATCATGGGCATTATTTTAGATAATGCGATTGAGGCTTCTACTGAAATTAAAGATCCTTTAATTCAAATAGGATTTATGAAAAATGAAGAAGCGGTTACGATTATTGTAATGAATAAATGCGCAAAAGATATTCCTAAAGTACATGAACTCTTTAAAGAGAACTTTTCAACAAAAGGTTCGAACAGAGGTTTAGGGTTATCAACGTTACGAGAAATTGCGGATAATGCCGACAATATTTTATTGGATACAGTGATTGAAAATCATTACTTTATTCAAAAGCTTGAAATCATGAATACAGGTCGCGAGGATGTGAAATAG
- a CDS encoding GH32 C-terminal domain-containing protein: protein MQDFTNEEEFQRIEQLPAERITELKEKFAQSPYKQTFHLQPPFGSAGKPNGLIYDGSQYNMSHEWYPFAINNGLSYSYAYLSAALNHFESEHILLKPDSAYDNEGIKGGSALKLNEQVHWIYSGQSSDAAREGQYTQLLARKNQEQEIVKQTTPIELEVPKGYQDSLHDPKVFEKEGHRYVFIGAQTDKQQGRLLAYDANQIDKWQLLAPIYTNLSNFGKYWHTPDYFAINGYDVLMFTAESEGHALRAGYLMGHFDFNHLKMNHGDFKLWDDGFGFVYPQTCVGQHGERILIGLLQTEGEYENISEIDQVPCLAMPRQLNVMKGKMYQQPHPSLKALRFNKESALGYANKFAKQLHPYEGTNFELHVDILENDATEIYFEVKVSKFNSTKIIYNTHSRLVTLDCSESGEVPLNDAETKCSVQLSQDLEHLQIFVDQSSIEVFCNHGERVMSSRIFPPENSTGIRVGTESGQAYLQFTKYDLHSVYEANDSEV, encoded by the coding sequence ATGCAAGATTTTACAAATGAAGAAGAATTTCAACGAATTGAACAGCTCCCTGCTGAAAGAATTACTGAACTCAAAGAAAAGTTCGCACAATCACCTTATAAACAAACCTTTCATTTACAACCTCCATTTGGTTCAGCAGGCAAGCCTAATGGTCTAATCTATGACGGTAGCCAATATAACATGAGTCACGAATGGTATCCGTTTGCGATAAATAATGGTTTAAGTTACAGCTATGCTTACTTAAGTGCAGCGTTGAATCACTTTGAATCAGAACATATATTGCTGAAACCTGATAGCGCTTATGATAATGAAGGAATTAAAGGCGGCAGTGCGCTTAAATTGAATGAGCAGGTGCATTGGATTTATTCCGGCCAAAGTTCTGATGCTGCGAGAGAAGGGCAATATACACAATTGCTCGCACGAAAAAATCAAGAACAAGAGATTGTAAAGCAGACAACACCGATTGAACTAGAAGTTCCAAAAGGCTATCAAGATAGTCTGCATGATCCGAAGGTATTTGAAAAAGAAGGACATCGCTATGTATTTATCGGTGCACAGACTGATAAGCAGCAAGGAAGACTGTTAGCTTATGACGCAAATCAAATCGATAAGTGGCAATTACTTGCACCAATCTATACGAATTTATCCAATTTCGGCAAGTATTGGCATACACCCGATTATTTTGCGATAAATGGATATGATGTGCTGATGTTTACTGCTGAATCCGAAGGTCATGCTTTAAGAGCAGGTTATTTAATGGGACACTTTGATTTTAATCATTTAAAAATGAACCATGGCGACTTTAAATTATGGGATGACGGGTTTGGATTTGTATATCCTCAAACTTGTGTCGGCCAGCATGGTGAACGTATCCTTATCGGATTGCTTCAAACAGAAGGAGAGTATGAAAATATTTCAGAAATCGATCAAGTCCCATGTCTTGCTATGCCGCGACAATTGAATGTAATGAAAGGCAAAATGTATCAACAGCCGCATCCTAGCTTAAAAGCATTGAGATTCAATAAAGAATCAGCATTAGGTTATGCGAATAAATTTGCGAAACAGCTGCATCCTTACGAAGGTACAAACTTTGAATTGCATGTAGATATTTTAGAAAACGATGCGACTGAAATTTATTTTGAAGTGAAGGTTTCAAAATTCAATTCCACAAAGATTATTTATAATACGCATTCAAGATTAGTAACTTTAGATTGCAGCGAAAGCGGGGAAGTTCCGTTAAATGATGCTGAAACAAAATGTTCAGTGCAACTCAGCCAAGATTTAGAACACTTGCAGATTTTTGTAGATCAATCGAGCATTGAAGTCTTTTGCAACCATGGAGAACGTGTGATGTCATCACGTATCTTCCCGCCTGAAAATAGTACAGGTATCAGAGTAGGGACTGAATCAGGTCAAGCTTACTTGCAATTTACAAAATATGATTTGCATTCAGTATATGAAGCAAATGACAGTGAAGTTTAG
- the agrA gene encoding quorum-sensing response regulator AgrA yields MKIIICEDDAQQRAHIEEIIENYIMIEEKPLEIALSTADPYEVLEFAKSTNEICCYFLDIQLDADINGIKLGSELRNYDSVGSIIFITSHSELTYLTFVYKVAAMDFIFKDDPSEMKTRIIDCIETALTRLQLLSKESSVETIELKRGSNSVYVNYDDVMFFESSSKSHRLIAHLDNRQIEFYGSLKDLSQLDERFFRCHNSFVLNRNNIEEVISKDREVYFKNGEHCYISVRNLKKI; encoded by the coding sequence GTGAAAATTATAATCTGTGAAGATGATGCGCAACAACGTGCACATATCGAAGAAATTATTGAAAATTACATTATGATTGAAGAGAAACCTTTAGAAATCGCACTTTCTACAGCAGATCCTTATGAAGTATTAGAATTTGCGAAATCTACTAATGAGATTTGCTGCTATTTCTTAGATATTCAATTAGATGCAGATATTAACGGCATTAAATTGGGCAGCGAACTGAGAAACTATGATTCTGTCGGCAGTATCATATTCATTACCAGTCATAGTGAATTAACTTATCTCACATTTGTATATAAGGTAGCAGCAATGGATTTCATATTTAAAGATGACCCTTCAGAAATGAAAACACGTATTATCGATTGTATCGAAACTGCTTTAACACGCTTGCAGCTGCTTTCAAAAGAATCGAGTGTCGAAACTATTGAACTTAAACGCGGCAGCAATTCTGTGTATGTGAATTATGATGATGTGATGTTCTTTGAATCCTCATCAAAATCACACCGTCTGATTGCCCATTTAGACAATCGTCAAATTGAGTTTTACGGCAGTCTGAAAGACTTAAGTCAATTAGATGAACGGTTCTTCCGTTGCCACAACAGTTTTGTACTCAATCGCAATAACATTGAAGAAGTCATTTCTAAAGATCGAGAAGTCTACTTTAAAAATGGCGAACATTGCTATATATCTGTAAGAAATCTTAAAAAAATATAA
- a CDS encoding YeeE/YedE family protein, whose protein sequence is MIWMIISGLIVGILLGFVMQRTRFCLAGGFRDMYIQKNNKMFYALLIAISVQAIGLLAFTSIIGKPLENGTFPIIGTIVGSFIFGIGIVLAGGCATGTYYRAGEGLIGSWLALISYAIFSAITKVGLLKPVMEGLNSKTNVNADMATSTGIPSWIWVIALVAITGYLVTKTLRKPKPKIAVPKLKQKFTGVRHFFFEKKFHPFVAAIVVGLIALIAWPMSYSTGREGGLGITTPSSNLVQFILSGKTSFLDWGVFLVLGIFIGSYIAAKGSREFAWRLPDKKTLRNSVIGGAAMGFGASVAGGCSIGNGLVATAALSWQGWIALASMILGTWLMSYFIFIKPMKAARKASAQSSAQPAAQS, encoded by the coding sequence ATGATTTGGATGATTATCAGCGGCTTAATCGTGGGTATTTTACTCGGTTTTGTCATGCAACGTACACGCTTTTGCTTAGCTGGCGGATTCAGAGATATGTATATTCAAAAGAACAATAAAATGTTTTATGCTTTGCTTATTGCGATTTCAGTACAAGCAATCGGTCTTTTAGCATTTACATCCATAATCGGCAAACCTTTAGAAAACGGCACATTCCCTATTATCGGAACAATTGTAGGTTCATTTATTTTCGGTATTGGGATCGTACTTGCCGGAGGTTGTGCAACAGGCACTTACTACCGTGCAGGCGAAGGTTTAATCGGCAGCTGGTTAGCATTAATTTCTTATGCGATTTTCTCAGCAATTACTAAAGTCGGTTTACTAAAACCCGTAATGGAAGGTTTAAATTCTAAAACGAATGTTAACGCAGATATGGCAACAAGCACAGGTATTCCATCATGGATTTGGGTGATTGCACTTGTCGCAATTACAGGTTATTTAGTAACGAAAACACTACGCAAGCCTAAACCTAAAATTGCAGTACCGAAATTAAAACAAAAATTCACAGGTGTACGCCACTTCTTCTTTGAAAAGAAATTCCATCCTTTCGTTGCGGCGATTGTTGTAGGCCTGATTGCATTAATCGCTTGGCCTATGAGCTATTCTACTGGACGTGAAGGCGGACTCGGTATCACAACACCTTCATCTAACTTGGTACAATTTATTTTATCTGGTAAGACATCATTCTTAGACTGGGGCGTTTTCTTAGTACTTGGTATCTTTATCGGATCATATATTGCGGCAAAAGGTTCAAGAGAATTTGCTTGGCGTTTACCGGATAAAAAGACATTGCGCAACAGTGTTATCGGCGGTGCAGCTATGGGCTTCGGTGCATCTGTAGCCGGCGGCTGCTCAATCGGAAACGGATTAGTTGCAACCGCAGCACTTTCATGGCAAGGTTGGATTGCATTAGCATCAATGATTTTAGGTACATGGTTAATGAGTTACTTCATTTTCATCAAACCGATGAAAGCGGCGCGTAAAGCCTCTGCACAATCATCAGCACAACCTGCTGCTCAATCATAA
- a CDS encoding sulfurtransferase TusA family protein, protein MVYELGTVGMVCPFPLIEAQKKMEELNVGDELKIDFDCTQATEAIPNWAAEKAYPVTNYEQLGDASWTITVQKA, encoded by the coding sequence ATGGTATACGAATTAGGTACTGTAGGAATGGTTTGCCCTTTCCCTTTAATTGAAGCACAAAAGAAAATGGAAGAACTGAATGTCGGAGACGAATTAAAAATCGACTTTGACTGCACTCAAGCAACAGAAGCCATTCCAAACTGGGCAGCTGAAAAAGCTTATCCCGTAACTAATTACGAACAACTTGGCGATGCTTCTTGGACTATCACAGTTCAAAAAGCCTAA
- a CDS encoding carbon-nitrogen family hydrolase, whose translation MKVQLFQFNLVHGNAKANQNKIEALFSEHLENDTDVAVLPEMWNNSYALEQLSQLADDELKQSLTFIQQLCKKYQVTIVAGSVSNKKEGNTYNTAFTVNAEGELIYQYDKIHLVPMLDEHLYLTGGEKVPYLFSLSDQVKASQIICYDLRFPEIARHPAVEGADILFYVAEWPMARLNHWRTLLQSRAIENDIFVVACNTCGYEKDGSTEYAGHSIVINPNGEILAEAGTQEEILTVELNLDEVKQQRKNIPVFDNRRPHLYQHD comes from the coding sequence ATGAAAGTCCAATTATTTCAATTTAATTTAGTACACGGTAATGCAAAAGCAAACCAAAATAAAATAGAAGCACTATTCTCAGAGCATCTTGAAAATGATACAGATGTCGCTGTCTTACCAGAAATGTGGAACAACAGTTACGCATTAGAACAATTATCACAGCTTGCAGATGATGAATTGAAGCAGAGTCTTACTTTCATTCAACAGTTATGTAAAAAATACCAAGTCACAATTGTGGCAGGTTCTGTTTCAAATAAAAAAGAAGGCAACACGTATAACACAGCTTTCACTGTTAATGCTGAAGGCGAATTGATTTACCAATATGATAAAATCCATCTCGTTCCTATGCTGGATGAGCACCTGTATTTAACAGGCGGAGAAAAAGTACCTTATCTTTTCTCTCTAAGCGATCAAGTAAAAGCATCTCAGATTATTTGCTATGACTTGCGTTTCCCTGAAATTGCACGCCACCCAGCTGTTGAAGGTGCAGATATTCTTTTCTATGTCGCAGAATGGCCGATGGCAAGATTGAATCACTGGCGTACATTGCTTCAAAGCCGTGCTATCGAAAATGATATCTTTGTCGTAGCATGCAACACATGCGGCTATGAAAAAGACGGCAGTACTGAATATGCGGGTCATTCTATTGTCATTAATCCTAATGGAGAAATATTAGCAGAAGCTGGAACACAAGAAGAAATCTTAACTGTTGAGCTTAATTTAGATGAAGTCAAACAACAGCGTAAAAATATTCCTGTTTTTGATAATCGTCGTCCGCATTTATATCAACATGATTAA
- a CDS encoding accessory gene regulator AgrB: MQKAFNRQIDRWAQALQKRNNLDRIAYLKIKLGLEVFFNNLFKTIVVYGLALLFHVFLYTLTVHLSYFIIRHYAHGAHAKSTFACYIESIVLFVMLPLGLVTFNIPSSIIIILAVMALIALFIYAPAATVKQPIPTRLIKKKKIMAITLATLMFAMSFFVPSPYQQLILLGLILQGGSQLPIFFPKNRKDVL, encoded by the coding sequence ATGCAAAAGGCTTTTAATAGACAAATTGATCGTTGGGCGCAAGCGCTGCAAAAGAGAAATAATCTTGATCGTATCGCTTATTTAAAAATAAAGCTCGGTCTAGAAGTCTTTTTCAATAACCTGTTCAAAACTATTGTCGTTTATGGACTTGCTCTTCTATTCCATGTTTTCTTATACACACTAACTGTTCATCTTAGCTATTTTATTATTCGACACTACGCACACGGGGCGCATGCTAAATCAACTTTTGCATGCTATATAGAAAGTATTGTTTTATTTGTAATGTTGCCGTTAGGATTAGTAACCTTTAACATTCCCAGCAGCATTATCATTATTTTGGCAGTCATGGCATTAATTGCACTATTTATATATGCACCCGCTGCCACAGTTAAGCAACCAATTCCCACGCGACTTATAAAGAAAAAGAAAATTATGGCAATCACTCTTGCAACGTTAATGTTCGCAATGTCATTCTTTGTACCGAGTCCCTATCAGCAACTTATTTTGTTAGGACTCATTTTACAAGGTGGTTCACAATTGCCTATATTCTTCCCTAAAAACAGAAAGGATGTATTGTAA
- a CDS encoding redox-sensing transcriptional repressor Rex: protein MANQNNKIPRATLKRLPLYYRFVNTLHIKGIDRVNSKTISEALDIDSATIRRDFSYFGELGKKGYGYNVESLMEFFKGEISESDVISIGLVGVGNLGKALLSYNFSIHDDMVITEAFDINPDVIGKQFGKVTVKDMKDIKGILDKGNLDVVILTTPGEAAQTAADELVKSNVKGILNFTPSRIDVPDDVSVHHIDLGIELQSLLFFMNNLNRK, encoded by the coding sequence TTGGCAAATCAAAATAATAAAATTCCTCGCGCGACTTTGAAGCGATTACCATTATATTACCGATTCGTGAACACACTGCATATTAAGGGCATAGACCGCGTGAATTCTAAAACAATCAGCGAAGCATTAGACATTGATTCAGCTACAATCAGACGTGATTTTTCCTATTTCGGAGAACTTGGAAAAAAAGGCTATGGTTATAATGTTGAAAGCTTAATGGAATTCTTTAAAGGTGAAATCAGCGAAAGTGATGTTATAAGTATCGGCTTAGTCGGCGTGGGTAACTTAGGTAAAGCTTTGCTTTCTTATAACTTCTCAATCCATGATGATATGGTAATTACCGAAGCATTTGATATTAATCCCGATGTAATCGGCAAACAATTCGGTAAAGTAACAGTCAAAGATATGAAGGATATTAAAGGTATCTTAGATAAAGGGAATTTGGATGTAGTGATTTTAACAACTCCGGGAGAAGCCGCTCAAACTGCAGCGGATGAGCTTGTTAAAAGTAATGTGAAAGGTATTTTGAACTTTACACCTTCACGCATTGATGTTCCTGATGATGTGTCTGTTCATCATATTGATTTAGGGATTGAATTACAGTCATTGTTATTCTTTATGAATAATCTTAATCGTAAATAA
- a CDS encoding delta-lysin family phenol-soluble modulin (Members of this family are produced with retention of the N-formyl-methionine at the N-terminus.): MAGDIVGTIGEFVKLIIETVKKFTQK; this comes from the coding sequence ATGGCAGGCGATATCGTAGGTACTATCGGTGAATTCGTAAAATTAATCATCGAAACAGTTAAAAAATTCACTCAAAAATAA
- the agrD gene encoding cyclic lactone autoinducer peptide AgrD, with translation MDILNTIFKLFAFIFEKIGNLAKWYPCAGYFDEPEVPQELFEEE, from the coding sequence ATGGACATTTTAAACACTATTTTTAAATTATTTGCTTTTATCTTTGAAAAAATTGGAAACTTGGCTAAGTGGTATCCATGTGCAGGTTATTTTGATGAACCTGAAGTTCCACAAGAATTATTTGAAGAAGAGTAA